In Polaribacter sp. L3A8, a genomic segment contains:
- a CDS encoding M23 family metallopeptidase: MAKKNKKKGKLKEKLTDKYRLVVLNEDTFEERFSLKLSRLNVFVLGGFFSILLIAGTILLIAFTPLKEYIPGYSSTALKRKAANLTFEADSLKIKLAILENYTKALKPVLTGDIEPENIDSIQVEARHRLIDESKLDATREDSIFREKVDSENRFSIQKNAQSNVKIVFFAPLNGNISQNFDATSKHFAVDITAKTGSPIKATADGTVIFSGWTTETGYVIILKHAKDYISVYKHNGNLLKEQGDFVKSGEVIATIGSTGELTTGPHLHFELWSGGYAVNPTNFIDFK; encoded by the coding sequence GTGGCTAAAAAAAATAAAAAGAAAGGAAAACTTAAAGAAAAACTAACTGACAAGTACAGGTTGGTTGTTTTAAATGAAGACACTTTTGAAGAGCGTTTTTCATTGAAACTTTCTAGATTAAATGTTTTTGTTTTAGGTGGTTTTTTCTCTATACTACTAATAGCCGGCACCATTTTATTAATTGCTTTTACTCCCTTAAAAGAATACATACCAGGTTATTCTTCTACCGCTTTAAAAAGAAAAGCTGCCAATTTAACTTTTGAAGCAGATTCTTTAAAAATTAAATTAGCTATTTTAGAAAACTACACAAAGGCATTAAAACCTGTATTAACAGGTGATATTGAACCAGAAAATATAGATTCTATTCAAGTTGAAGCTAGACATCGTTTAATAGATGAAAGTAAATTAGACGCAACAAGAGAAGACTCTATCTTTAGAGAAAAAGTAGATAGTGAAAATCGATTCTCTATTCAAAAGAATGCACAAAGCAATGTTAAGATAGTCTTTTTTGCCCCTTTAAATGGTAACATATCACAAAATTTTGATGCTACTTCTAAACATTTTGCTGTAGACATTACCGCAAAAACAGGGAGCCCCATTAAAGCAACTGCAGATGGTACTGTAATTTTTTCTGGATGGACTACAGAAACAGGCTACGTTATTATTTTAAAACATGCTAAAGATTATATTTCTGTATACAAACACAATGGAAATTTACTAAAAGAACAAGGAGATTTTGTAAAATCTGGCGAAGTTATAGCTACTATAGGTTCTACAGGAGAGTTAACAACAGGACCGCATTTACATTTTGAACTTTGGAGCGGTGGTTATGCCGTAAACCCAACAAATTTTATAGATTTTAAATAA
- a CDS encoding 50S ribosomal protein L25/general stress protein Ctc gives MKSISIKGSKRESVGKVATKALRNAGMVPCVIYGGENPIHFSAEEKAFTKLVFTPNVYTASLDIDGQQIPAVLQDIQYHPVTDKIIHVDFYQTFDDKEITMNIPVKLTGTSPGVLNGGSLRFTNRKLRVKALPANLPDFVTADISKLKIGNKLTVTALATDGYTFMHPDNTVVVQVRTSRNATVSDDEEEEEATEAAAE, from the coding sequence ATGAAATCAATTTCAATTAAAGGATCAAAAAGAGAAAGCGTAGGTAAAGTAGCAACTAAGGCCTTACGTAATGCTGGTATGGTTCCTTGCGTTATATACGGAGGAGAAAACCCAATACACTTTTCAGCAGAAGAAAAAGCGTTTACAAAATTGGTATTCACTCCAAATGTGTATACAGCAAGTTTAGATATTGATGGTCAGCAAATACCAGCAGTGTTACAAGACATTCAGTATCACCCAGTAACAGATAAAATCATTCACGTAGATTTTTATCAAACATTTGATGATAAAGAAATTACAATGAACATTCCTGTAAAATTAACAGGTACTTCTCCTGGTGTATTAAATGGTGGATCTTTACGTTTTACAAACCGTAAATTAAGAGTAAAAGCATTACCAGCTAACTTGCCAGATTTTGTAACTGCAGATATTTCTAAATTAAAAATTGGAAATAAATTAACAGTAACAGCTTTAGCAACAGATGGGTATACATTTATGCACCCAGACAATACAGTTGTTGTTCAAGTAAGAACTTCTCGTAATGCAACTGTTTCTGATGATGAAGAAGAAGAAGAAGCTACAGAAGCTGCTGCAGAATAA
- the pth gene encoding aminoacyl-tRNA hydrolase, translated as MKKFLIIGLGNIGDKYTNTRHNIGFKVLDEVAEEHNVTFETEKLGDVASFRFKGRTFILLKPSTFMNLSGKAVKYWMDKENISIENILVVTDDINIDFGTIRLKAKGSAGGHNGLKDIQEKLNTQQYARFRFGVGGNYSRGRQVDFVLGEWSKEETSELIERLPTSAKVITSFGTAGLNNTMNTFNGK; from the coding sequence ATGAAGAAATTTTTAATTATTGGTTTAGGTAATATTGGTGATAAGTACACAAATACGCGTCATAATATTGGTTTTAAGGTTCTAGATGAGGTGGCAGAAGAACACAACGTAACTTTTGAAACTGAAAAGCTTGGAGATGTAGCTAGCTTTCGATTTAAAGGCAGAACTTTTATTTTACTAAAACCAAGTACATTTATGAATTTAAGTGGAAAGGCGGTAAAGTATTGGATGGATAAAGAAAATATATCTATAGAAAATATTTTAGTAGTTACAGATGATATAAATATTGATTTTGGTACAATTCGTTTAAAAGCAAAAGGATCTGCTGGCGGACATAACGGATTAAAAGACATTCAAGAAAAATTGAATACACAGCAATACGCTCGTTTTAGATTTGGAGTAGGAGGTAATTATAGTAGAGGTAGACAAGTAGATTTTGTACTTGGAGAATGGAGTAAAGAAGAAACTAGTGAGTTGATAGAGCGTTTACCAACATCAGCTAAAGTAATTACCTCTTTTGGTACTGCAGGCTTAAATAATACCATGAATACTTTTAACGGAAAATAA
- a CDS encoding GH3 auxin-responsive promoter family protein: protein MSIKSLFAIPFAKIATKKVYKWANTPHKTQEKVFKNLLSKGSKTAFGKDHNFSTITNYQDFKREVKVTDYEGLRPYVDRIVAGESDVLWTGKPLYFAKTSGTTSGAKYIPITKDSMPTHIKAARNALLFYIAEKKDASFVDGKMIFLQGSPVLSDKNGVKLGRLSGIVAHYVPQYLLKNRLPSWETNCIEDWDTKVNAIVEETINEDMSVISGIPSWVQMYFEKLIEKTGKSVSELFPNFNFFIYGGVNFEPYKNKFESLIGKKIDYIELYPASEGFIAYQDSQTEKGMLLQLDSGIFYEFIPADEFFNENPTRISLKDVKIGVNYAIILNTTAGLWGYNIGDTVEFTSTKPYRIKVTGRIKHFISAFGEHVIGKEVEKALNDSIKGTNINISEFTVAPQVSPESGLPYHEWFIEFENEPEDLEAFAAKIDASMQAQNIYYIDLIEGKVLRPLVIRKVKKGGFHEYMKSIGKFGGQNKIPQLSDNRKIADVLNNFLITA, encoded by the coding sequence ATGAGTATCAAATCACTTTTTGCGATTCCGTTTGCTAAAATTGCAACAAAAAAAGTTTATAAATGGGCAAATACCCCTCATAAAACACAAGAAAAAGTTTTTAAAAACTTACTTTCTAAAGGAAGCAAAACTGCCTTTGGAAAAGATCATAATTTTTCTACAATTACCAATTACCAAGATTTTAAAAGAGAGGTTAAAGTTACAGATTACGAAGGTTTAAGACCTTATGTAGATAGAATTGTAGCAGGAGAATCTGATGTTCTTTGGACCGGAAAACCACTTTACTTTGCTAAAACTTCTGGTACAACTTCTGGCGCAAAATACATACCAATTACCAAAGATTCTATGCCTACACACATTAAGGCAGCAAGAAATGCTTTGTTGTTTTATATCGCAGAAAAAAAAGACGCAAGTTTTGTTGATGGAAAAATGATTTTCTTACAAGGAAGTCCTGTTTTAAGTGATAAAAATGGTGTAAAACTAGGTAGATTAAGCGGAATTGTGGCGCATTACGTGCCTCAATATTTATTAAAAAACAGATTGCCAAGTTGGGAAACCAACTGTATAGAAGATTGGGATACCAAAGTAAATGCCATTGTAGAAGAAACCATTAACGAAGACATGTCTGTAATTAGCGGAATTCCGTCTTGGGTACAAATGTATTTTGAAAAACTAATTGAAAAAACAGGGAAATCGGTTTCAGAATTGTTCCCTAATTTTAATTTCTTTATTTATGGCGGTGTTAATTTTGAGCCTTATAAAAATAAGTTTGAAAGTTTAATTGGTAAAAAGATAGATTATATAGAGTTGTATCCTGCATCAGAAGGGTTTATTGCCTATCAAGATTCTCAGACAGAAAAAGGAATGTTGTTGCAATTAGATTCTGGTATCTTTTATGAGTTTATTCCTGCGGATGAGTTTTTTAACGAAAACCCAACAAGAATTTCTTTAAAGGATGTAAAAATAGGCGTTAATTATGCTATCATTTTAAATACTACTGCAGGTCTTTGGGGTTATAATATTGGTGATACTGTAGAGTTTACATCAACAAAACCTTATCGAATTAAAGTTACCGGTAGAATAAAACATTTTATATCCGCCTTTGGCGAACATGTTATTGGTAAGGAAGTAGAAAAAGCACTAAACGACTCTATTAAAGGCACAAATATAAACATTAGCGAATTTACAGTAGCACCACAAGTAAGCCCAGAAAGTGGTTTACCGTATCACGAATGGTTTATTGAGTTTGAAAACGAACCAGAAGATTTAGAAGCTTTTGCGGCTAAGATTGATGCTTCTATGCAGGCTCAGAATATTTATTATATCGATTTAATTGAAGGGAAAGTTTTACGTCCTTTGGTGATTAGAAAAGTAAAAAAGGGTGGTTTTCATGAATATATGAAATCTATTGGTAAATTTGGAGGACAAAATAAGATTCCGCAATTATCTGATAACAGAAAAATTGCAGATGTTTTAAATAATTTTTTAATTACAGCATAA
- a CDS encoding 6-pyruvoyl trahydropterin synthase family protein, protein MSTIRITKQFNFETGHALYGYDGKCKNVHGHSYKLSVTVSGKPIKDNTNVKFGMVIDFGDLKKIVNEEVVDIFDHATVFNKNTPHVELAKELQARDHHVILVDYQPTSEMMVIDFAKKIKNRLPENIKLHSIKLQETDSSFAEWFASENK, encoded by the coding sequence ATGAGCACAATAAGAATTACCAAACAATTTAACTTTGAAACAGGGCACGCATTATATGGTTATGATGGAAAATGTAAAAATGTACACGGGCACTCTTACAAACTGTCTGTAACTGTTTCTGGAAAACCAATTAAAGACAATACCAATGTAAAGTTTGGTATGGTGATTGACTTTGGAGATTTAAAAAAAATTGTAAATGAAGAGGTTGTAGACATCTTTGACCATGCAACTGTTTTTAATAAAAACACACCTCATGTTGAGCTAGCTAAAGAATTGCAAGCAAGAGACCATCATGTTATTTTAGTAGATTACCAACCAACAAGTGAAATGATGGTGATAGACTTTGCTAAAAAAATTAAAAATAGGTTGCCAGAAAACATCAAACTACATTCTATAAAACTACAAGAAACAGATTCTAGTTTTGCAGAATGGTTTGCTAGTGAAAACAAATAG
- a CDS encoding ribose-phosphate pyrophosphokinase gives MPTNQLAPKLFACRQSTVLAEKIATEYNTTLGKVKTTYFSDGEFQPAFEESVRGRRVFIIGSTFPNADNLMEMLLMCDAAKRASARHITAVMPYFGWARQDRKDQPRVAIGAKLVAKLLESAGATRIMTMDLHADQIQGFFEKPVDHLFASTIFMPYINSLKLDNLTIASPDMGGSKRAYAYSKHLQCDVVICYKQRIKANQIGHMELIGDVKGKNVILVDDMIDTGGTLAHAANLMMERGALSVRAICTHPILSGGAYQKIEDSGLTELIVSDTIPLKKATSKIKVVSCAPLFADVMHKVQDNTSISGQFLM, from the coding sequence ATGCCTACAAATCAATTAGCACCAAAACTATTTGCCTGCAGACAAAGCACAGTTTTGGCAGAAAAGATTGCAACAGAATACAATACTACTTTAGGAAAAGTTAAAACAACTTACTTTAGTGACGGAGAATTTCAGCCAGCTTTTGAAGAATCTGTTCGTGGAAGACGTGTTTTTATTATTGGTTCTACATTTCCGAATGCAGACAATTTAATGGAAATGTTGTTAATGTGTGATGCTGCAAAAAGAGCATCAGCAAGACATATTACAGCGGTTATGCCATATTTTGGTTGGGCTAGACAAGATAGAAAAGATCAACCAAGAGTTGCTATTGGAGCAAAATTAGTTGCAAAACTTTTAGAATCTGCAGGAGCAACTAGAATTATGACGATGGATTTACATGCAGACCAAATTCAAGGTTTTTTCGAAAAACCAGTAGACCATTTGTTTGCTTCCACTATTTTTATGCCTTACATTAATAGTTTAAAATTAGACAATTTAACAATTGCATCTCCAGATATGGGAGGTTCTAAAAGAGCGTATGCATATTCTAAGCACTTGCAATGTGATGTTGTTATTTGTTATAAGCAACGTATTAAAGCCAATCAAATTGGGCACATGGAGTTAATTGGAGACGTTAAAGGTAAAAATGTAATCTTAGTAGATGACATGATTGATACTGGAGGAACATTAGCACATGCAGCAAATTTAATGATGGAAAGAGGAGCATTAAGTGTAAGAGCAATCTGTACACATCCAATACTTTCTGGTGGGGCTTATCAAAAAATAGAAGACTCAGGATTAACAGAGCTAATTGTTTCAGACACAATTCCTTTAAAAAAGGCTACTTCTAAAATAAAAGTGGTATCTTGCGCGCCATTATTTGCGGATGTTATGCATAAAGTGCAAGACAATACTTCAATTAGTGGACAATTTTTAATGTAA